Below is a genomic region from Mesorhizobium sp. NZP2298.
CGCTGATCACGTCGGCGCTGATCGTCTTCATCTTTGGGCCGACGATCATCAATTCGCTGAGGCTGCGCCAGGGCAAGGGGCAGCCGATCCGCGCCGACGGACCGCAAACGCATTTCAAGAAAGCCGGCACGCCGACGATGGGCGGCCTGATGATCCTGTCGGGCATCATCGGCTCATCGCTTTTATGGGCGAACCTGTCGAGCATCTATGTCTGGGTGGTGCTTCTGGTGACGCTGGGTTTCGGCTCGATCGGCTTCTATGACGACTATCTGAAGGTCACCAAGCAGTCGCATCTCGGCTTCTCCGGCAAGGCACGGCTGGCGCTCGAATTCGTCATCGCCGGCATCGCCGCCTGGGTGATCATGCATAACGGCCAGGCGCCGTTCTCGTCGTCGCTGACATTCCCCTTCGCCAAGGAATTCATCATCAACCTCGGCTGGTTCTTCATTCCGTTCTCCTGCTTCGTCATCGTCGGCGCGGGCAATGCGGTGAACCTGACCGATGGCCTCGACGGTCTGGCGATCGTGCCGATCATGATCGCTGCGGCATCCTTCGGCGTCATCGCCTATCTCTCGGGCAATGCGGTGTTCGCCGAATATCTGCAGATCCATTTTGTTCCGGGCACCGGTGAACTGGCGGTCGTGCTGGGCGCCGTCATCGGCGCTGGCCTCGGCTTCCTCTGGTTCAACGCGCCGCCGGCGGCGATCTTCATGGGCGACACCGGTTCGCTGGCCATGGGCGGCCTGATCGGCACGGTGGCGGTCGCCACCAAGCACGAGATCGTGCTGGTCATCGTCGGCGGATTGTTTGTCGTGGAAATCCTGTCGGTTATCATCCAGGTCGGCTACTTCAAGATGACCGGCAAGCGGGTGTTCCTGATGGCACCGATCCACCATCATTTCGAAAAGCTCGGCTGGACCGAAAGCCAGGTGGTGATCCGTTTCTGGATCATCGCCGTGATCCTGGCGCTGGTCGGCCTGTCGACCCTGAAGCTCAGATAGGACCGCCCCTTGATCCCCGCCGCATCCTTCGCAGGCAAGCAGGTTTCGCTCTTCGGGCTCGGCGGCTCGGGGATCGCGACGGCGCGCGCGCTGATCGAGGGCGGCGCGCAGGTGCTGGCCTGGGACGACAATCCCGACAGCGTCGCCAAGGCGGCAGCCACCGGCATCGCAACCGCCGACCTGCGTGGCGCCGACTGGGCGAAATTCTCCGCCTTCGTGCTGTCGCCGGGTGTGCCGCTGACCCATCCCAAGCCGCACTGGACGGTGGAGCTCGCGCGTGGCGCCGGCGTCGAGGTGATCGGCGACATCGAACTGTTCTGCCGGGAGCGGACGCTCAGCGCGCCAGCGGCGCCTTTCATCGCCATCACCGGCACCAACGGCAAATCGACGACGACGGCGCTTACGGCGCATATTCTGAAGGCTTCCGGCCGCGACACCCAGATGGGCGGCAATATCGGTCGCGCGGTGATGACGCTCGATCCGCCGAAGCCCGACCGCCACTATGTCGTCGAGTGCTCGTCCTACCAGATCGACCTTGCGCCCTCGATCAATCCGACCGCAGGCATCCTGCTCAACCTGACGCCCGACCATCTCGATCGCCACGGCACCATGCAGCACTACGCCTCGATCAAGGAACGGCTGGTGGCGGGCAGCGAGACGGCGATCATCGGCATCGACGATTCCTGGTGCGCGCAGATCGCCGAAAGGCTGGAGCGGGCAGGGCGGCAGGTTATCCGCATTTCCAAGCGCCTGCCGCTGACCGACGGCTATTTCGCCGACGGCACCAATCTGATGGAGGCCGTGCATGGCCGCTACAGCAAGGTCGCCTTCCTCGAAGGCATCGGCTCGCTGCGCGGCCAGCACAATGCGCAGAACGCGCTGGCTGCCGTCGCCGCTTGTCTGAAAGTCGGGCTGGACCTTGGCGAGATCCAGTCGGGGCTCGAAAGCTTCCCGGGTCTCGCTCACCGCATGGAGCAGGTCGGCCGCAAGGACCATGTGCTCTTCGTCAACGACTCCAAGGCGACCAACGCCGATGCGGCGGCTCCCGCGCTGTCGAGCTTTCCTCGTATCTACTGGATCGCGGGCGGCCTGCCCAAGGAAGGCGGCATCGAGCCGCTGCGCGGCTTCTTCCCGCGCATCGCCAAGGCCTATCTGATCGGCGAGGCGGCGCCCGCCTTTTCGGCGACGCTGGGCGAGGCTGTGCCCTACGAGATATCGGGCACGCTGGCCGCCGCGGTCGCGCATGCGGCGCATGATGCGGCCAGGGACGACAGCGGCGAGGTGGTGGTGCTGCTGTCGCCGGCCTGCGCCAGTTTCGACCAGTTCAAGAATTTCGAAGTTCGCGGCGAAGCCTTCAGGCAAGCTGCGAGCGCTATAGATGGCGTCAAACCCATCGGAGGGGCACGATAATGCAGAGCCGTCTCGATAAAAGTCCCGTCGCAACCTGGTGGTGGACGATCGATCGTTGGTTCCTGGCGGCGTTCCTGTCGCTGATGGGGCTCGGCATCGTCTTGTCCTTCGCCGCCAGCCCGGCGGTGGCCGAACGCATCGGCCTCGACAGTTTCCACTTCGCCACCAGGCAGATCATCTTCACCGTGCCGGCGCTCGGCGTGATGCTGGCCGTCTCCTTCCTCGATTCCAGGGAGATCCGGCGCATGTCGCTGATCATGCTGTGCCTGATGCTGGTACTGATGGTGGCGGTGCTCTATGTCGGCGTCGAGGTGAAGGGGGCGCGGCGCTGGGTCTCGCTCGCCGGCCTGTCGATCCAGCCGTCGGAATTCCTGAAGCCGGCCTTCGTCATCATGTGCGCCTGGCTGTTCGCCGAGCACAAGCGCCAGCCCGACATTCCGGGCAATCTGTTCGCCATGCTGCTCCTCGTGCTGGTCGTGTCACTGCTGGTGGCGCAGCCCGATCTTGGCCAGACCATGCTGACGACCGGCACCTGGGGCATCATGTTCTTCATGGCGGGGCTGCCCTGGCTGTGGATCATCGTGCTGGGTGCCGCCGGCGTCGGCGGTGTCTTCGCCGCCTACACGGTGTTTCCGCACGTTGCCTTGCGCATCGACAAGTTCCTCACCGGCGAAGGCGACACATTCCAGGTCGACATGGGACGCGACGCGCTGATCAATGGCGGCTGGTTCGGCGTCGGGCCGGGCGAGGGTACGGTCAAGCGGGTCATCCCAGACAGCCATGCCGACTTTGTCTTCTCGGTCGCGGGCGAGGAATTCGGGCTGATCATGTGCTTCTTCATCATGTCGATCTTTGCCTTCATCGTGCTGCGCGGCCTTAACACGGCGCTGAAGGAGCATGACGATTTCACCCGCTATGCGGTCGGTGGCCTCGTCACCGTGTTCGGCCTGCAGGCCGTTATCAACATGTGCGTCAACCTGCAGCTGGTTCCGGCCAAGGGCATGACGCTGCCCTTCATCTCCTATGGCGGCTCCTCGCAGATCGCCATCGCCATCTCGATGGGCATGGTGCTGGCGCTGACGCGCAAGCGGCCGGAAAAGCGCAAGCAGATGGGCTTTACGTTGCCGCAACGCGCCCTGCCGGCGGAGTGACATGGCGAGGGGTGTCATCCTTCTCGCGGCGGGCGGAACCGGTGGACATCTGTTTCCGGCCGAGGCGTTGGCGCATGAGCTGATCGAGCGCGGCTGGACGGTGCAGTTGGCGACCGACGAACGCGCCGAGCGGTTTGCCGGCCACTTTCCGGCCACCGCCATCCACCCGATCCAGTCGGCGACGATGGGTTCGAAGAATCCCATTGCCGTGCTCGGTGCCTTCTGGAAAATCTGGCGCGGCGTGCGTCAGGCCTCCGCCATTATCGGCAGGATCAAGCCGGACGCGGTGATCGGCTTCGGCGGCTACCCGACCCTGCCGCCGCTCTATGCGGCAACGCGGCGCAAGGTGCCGACGCTGATCCACGAGCAGAACGCGGTGATGGGGCGCGCCAACCGGGCGCTGGCCGGCCGTGTCGATGCCATCGCCGGCGGCTTCCTGCCGCAGGACACAAGCGCCGCTGGTGCCAAGACGGTGACGACAGGCAATCCCGTCAGGCCGGCTGTGCTGGAGGCGGCCAAGACTCCCTATGTGGCGTCGACCGGAGAGCAGCCCTTCCGCCTGCTGGTGTTCGGCGGCAGCCAGGGCGCCCAGTTCTTTTCCGATGCCATGCCGGGGGCGATCGCACTGCTTTCGGATGCCCAGCGCAAGCGGCTTGCCATCACCCAACAGGCGCGCGCCGACGACGTGGCGCGGGTCAAGGCGGCCTATGCCGCCCTTGGCGTCGCCGTCGAGGTCTCGCCCTTCTTCACCGACATGGCGGCGCGCCTGGCGGCAGCGCATCTGGTGATCTCGCGCTCCGGCGCCTCGACCGTCTCGGAGATCGCCGTCATCGGCCGGCCGGCGCTGCTGGTGCCCTATCCCTATGCGCTCGACCACGATCAGGCGGCGAACGCGGCTGCCCTTGCCGCCGCCGGTGGTGGCGAGGTGCATCCGCAATCGACGCTGTCGCCCGAGCGCATCGCGGCCCTCATTGGCGGGCTGATGGACAATCCCGAGCGGCTGGCGGCGATGGCCGCTGGCGCGAAATCGGTCGGCAGGCCCGACGCGGCACGGTTGCTCGCCGATCTCACAGAGGCTATTGCGTCCCGCAAAAGCGTATCGGATTTCAAGAAGGGGACGCACGCATGAAGATGCCGCAGACCATCGGCCTTGTGCATTTCATCGGCATTGGCGGCATCGGCATGAGCGGCATTGCCGAGGTGCTGCACAATCTCGGCTACAAGGTGCAAGGGTCCGACCAGGCCGACAGCGCCAATGTGCAGCGGCTGCGTGACAAGGGCATCGAATGCTTCGTCGGCCATAAGGCCGAGAATCTCGGCGACGCCGAAGTCATCGTCGTCTCGACGGCGATCAAGAAATCCAATCCGGAGCTGAAGGCCGCGCGGGAAAAATTGCTTCCCATCGTGCGCCGCGCCGAGATGCTGGCCGAGCTGATGCGCTTCCGCCAGGCGGTGGCGATCGGCGGCACGCACGGCAAGACGACGACGACCTCGATGGTGGCGACCTTGCTCGAAGCCGGCGGGCTTGATCCGACCGTCATCAATGGCGGCATCATCAATGCCTATGGCACCAACGCCCGAATGGGCGACGGTGAGTGGATGGTGGTCGAGGCCGACGAGAGCGACGGCACCTTCCTCAAGCTGCCAGCCGACATCGCCGTGGTCACCAACATCGATCCCGAGCATCTCGACCACTATGGCAGTTTCGACAATGTGCGGGAGGCGTTCCGCCAGTTCGTCGAGAACGTACCTTTCTACGGTTTCGGCGTGATGTGTACCGACCACCCTGAAGTCCAGGCGCTTGTCGGCCGCATCGAGGACCGCCGCGTTATCACCTATGGCGAAAACGCGCAGGCCGATGTGCGCTTTACCAACCACCGCATGGCCGGCGCGACCTCCGAGTTCGACGTGGTGATCCGCGACCGCAAGACCGGCGCCCAGAAGACAATATCGGATCTGCGCCTGCCGATGCCCGGCCGCCACAATGTCTCGAACGCCACCGCGGCGATCGCCGTCGCGCATGAGCTTGGCCTGTCCGCCGAGGCGATCAAGAAGGGCCTGTCGTCCTTCGCCGGGGTCAAGCGCCGCTTCACCCATACCGGTTCGTGGAACGGCGTCGATGTGTTCGACGACTACGGCCACCATCCGGTCGAGATATCGGCGGTGCTGAAGGCGGCGCGCAGCGCCACCAAGGGCCGCGTCATCGCCATTGCCCAGCCGCACCGCTTCACCCGGCTGCATGATCTGTTCAACGAGTTCTCCGCCTGCTTCAACGACGCCGATACGGTGATGGTGGCGCCAGTCTACGCTGCCGGCGAAGACCCGATCGACGGTGTCACGTCGGACGAATTGGTGTCGCGCATCCGTGCCGCTGGCCATCGCGATGCACGCTACATCGAGGGGCCGGCGGCGATCGCGCCAATCATTCGCGACCTGGCCAAGCCCGGCGACTTCGTCGTCTTCCTCGGCGCCGGCAACATCACCCAATGGGCCTATGCCTTGCCCAAGGAGCTTGCCGCCTCATGATGCACGGCCAGGTCCTGATCGACAGACTCGGCGACCGGCTTGCCGGCCTGCGCGGTCGTCTCACGCCGAATGCCGAGATGGACAAGATCACCTGGTTCCGCGCCGGTGGCCTGGCCGAAGTGCTGTTCCAGCCGGCGGACGAAGAAGACCTTGCCGCGTTCCTGCGCGCGGTTCCTGAAGAGATACCTCTTACCGTCGTTGGCATCGGCTCGAACCTGCTGGTCAGGGATGGCGGCATCCCGGGCTTCGTCATCAGGCTTTCGGCCAAGGGCTTTGGCGAGGCAGAGGTCGTCTCACCGATCAGGATCAAGGCCGGGGCGGCGACGCCCGACAAGCGCGTGGCCGCCCTGGCACTGGAAGCGGGCATTGGCGGCTTCCATTTCTATCACGGCATTCCGGGCGCCATTGGCGGCGCGCTCAGGATGAATGCCGGCGCCAATGGCGTCGAGACGCGCGAGCGCGTCGTCGAGGTGCGCGCGCTCGACCGCAAGGGCAATGTCCAGACGCTGAGCAATGCCGACATGGGCTATGCCTATCGCCATTCGGCGGCGCCTTCCGGGCTGATCTTCACATCGGCCCTGTTTGAGGGCTTCGCCGAAGACAAGGCCACGATCAGGGCGGCAATGGATGCGGTGCAGAACCATCGCGAGACTGTGCAGCCGATCCGCGAGAAGACCGGGGGCTCGACCTTCAAGAATCCGGAAGGCACGTCGGCCTGGAAGGAGATCGACAAGGCGGGCTGCCGCGGCCTGATGATCGGTGGCGCTCAGATGTCGCCGATGCACTGCAACTTCATGATCAATACCGGCACGGCGACCGGTTACGACCTCGAATATCTCGGCGAGACGGTGCGTGCGCGGGTGCTCGAACATTCCGGCATCCGGTTGCAGTGGGAGATCAAGCGCATCGGCAATTTCCGTGCCGGACATGCAGTGCAGGAGTTTTTGGGCCAGCTGCTTTAGTGCCGGCTGAAGTTCACGTGATGGATGAACTTCAACGCGTCCGCAGAACGCACAAACCGTTGCTCTGGGGACTCAGCGACACGGTTTTCGCATCCATTTTCTCAGAAAGTGAATCTCTCGGAATCATAAGTACTTGCCAGTGAATCAACTCTCTGATTCTCTGCTCGAAAGCGTTTCCTGATTTGAGTCGTTCGACGCGTTATCCGCGTTTTCCGTCTGGGGGGACATCCTGCCGGGAGACTCGGACTCAATGTTGCGGAAATCTTGGTTTTTGGTCCGCCGTGAGAGGGGATGACGGGGAATGAAAAGCAAGCATGTGGCCGTCCTGCTGGGAGGTTTTTCGTCCGAGCGGCCCGTGTCCCTGTCTTCCGGAAAGGCCTGTGCCGATGCTCTGGAGAAGGAAGGCTATCAGGTCACCCGCGTCGATGTGGGGCGCGATGTCGGCTCCGTGCTTGCCGAGCTCAAGCCCGATGTCGCCTTCAATGCGTTGCATGGCCCCTTCGGTGAGGATGGCACCATCCAGGGCATCCTCGAATATCTCGGCATTCCCTATACCCATTCCGGCGTGCTCGCCTCGGCGCTCGCCATGAACAAGGAGCAGGCGAAGAGGGTTGTTAAATCGCTCGGCGTTCCCGTCGCCGAATCGAAGGTCGCCAATCGCTTCGCCATCCAGAACAAACACCCGATGAAGCCGCCCTATGTGATCAAGCCGGTCAGCGAGGGTTCGAGCTTCGGTGTCGTTATCGTCTCCGAAGGGCAGTCTCATCCGCCGCAGGTCGTCGGCTCGTCCGAGTGGAAATATGGCGATACCGTCATGGTCGAGCGCTATATCCACGGGCGGGAACTTACCTGCGCCGTCATGGGCGATGTGGCGCTCGGCGTCTGCGAGATCATTCCGACGGGGCATTCCTTCTACGATTACGATTCAAAATATGTCGCGGGCGGATCAAAACACGAATGCCCCGCAAAAGTTTCACCGAATATTTACCAAAAAATACAGACACTGGCGCTCAAGGCTCACCAAGCTGTCGGCTGTCGGGGCGTTTCCCGGTCGGACTTCCGTTATGACGATCGTCACTCCGAAAATGGCGAGGTTGTATGGCTCGAGGTCAACACTCAGCCGGGCATGACGCCGACGTCTTTGGTGCCTGAAATCGCAGCCCATGCCGGGCATTCGTTTGGTGAATTGTTGAGTTGGATGGTGGAGGACGCTTCGTGTCTGCGTTGAAATGGGGACAAGGCAAGGAGAAGGGCGCGGCTGGGCCGTCGCTGTTCGGCTTGTCGCTGTCATCAGGCCATTTCGTGCTGCCGCGCGTGCTTCGCCGCCCGGTGCGCATCCTGGCGCGCCTGGGCGATGGTGAATTCGAGGCGCCGCGTTTCTCCGCGGCGATGATGTCGGCGGTGCTGCTCGCTTCGAGTGGTGCCTATGGTGCCTATCTCGGTGGCCATGCCGATGGCATCATCCAGAGCATCACTGCCCGCACCGGCTTTGCCGTCGATCAGGTCAAGGTGGTTGGTAACCGCCAGACATCCGAGATCGACATTCTCGACAGGCTCGAACTCGACGGCTGGACGTCGCTGATCGGCTTCGATGCGGAGGCCGCGCGCGAGCGCATTTCCGGCCTGCCCTGGATCGAGGTGGCGGCGGTGCGCAAGGTCTACCCGCATACGCTGGAAGTGCGCGTCGAGGAACGCGAGGCCTTCGCGCTCTGGCAGCAGGGCAATGATCTCTCGGTCATCGAGAAGGATGGTGCCGTCATCGCGCCGTTCTCCGGCGGCAAGCAGGTGCTGCTGCCGCTGCTGATCGGCGAGGGCGCGCCGGCCAAGGCGCCTGATTTCCTGGCCAAGATCGAAAAATATCCCGACCTCGCGAGCCGCGTGAAAGGCTATATCCGTGTCGGCGACCGGCGCTGGGACCTGAAGCTGGACAATGGCATCACGGTCAAGCTGCCCGAGGATGACGAGGACCAGGCGCTCGCCGAGCTGGTCAAGATGGACCATGACAAGGGGCTGCTGTCGCGCGACATCGCCGCCGTCGACATGCGGCTCACGGACCGGCTGGTCGTGGAGCTGACGCCCGAGGCGGTGACGCAGCGCGAGGCCGCCCTCAACGAGAAGCCGAAAACCCTCAAGCGCAAGCCGGAGACGAAGATATGAGCTGGCTTGGCGGTTCTGGCGATGCCTCGTCGCGCCGGTCCGGCACCCTGACGGTGCTGGACGTCGGCTCGAACAAGGTCTGCTGCATGGTGGCCAAGCTCAAGCCGAACGATGACGGCAAGCTCTTGCGCGGCCGCTCGCACCGCATCCAGGTGATCGGCATCGGCCACCAGAAGTCGCAAGGCGTGAAGTCGGGCGTGGTCGTCGATCTCGACCGGGCGGAGCATGCCATCCGGCTGTCCGTCGATGCCGCCGAACGCATGGCGGGACTGACGGTCGATTCGCTCATCGTCAACATGACCGCCGGCCGGCTGAAGAGCGAAGCTTTCTCCGCGACCATCAATCTCGGCGGTCATGAGGCGGATGAGGCCGACATCAAGCGGGTGCTCGGCGCCGGCGCCAAACAGGCGCTCAAGGCCGAGCGCGAGGTTATCCATTCGTTGCCTGTCGGCTTCTCGCTGGATGCCGAACGCGGTGTGCGCGATCCGCGCGGCATGGTCGGCGACGCGCTCGGCGTCGACATGCATGTGCTGACGGGGGACGCGGCACCAATGCGCAACCTCGAACTCTCCATCAACCGCTCGCATCTGTCGGTCGAGCGCATGGTGGCGACGCCCTATGCCAGCGGGCTGGCGGCGCTCGTCGATGACGAGCTGGAGCTGGGTGCTGCCTGCATCGACATGGGTGGCGGCACGACCACGATCTCGGTGTTTTCGGAAGGCAAGTTCGTCCATGGCGACGCCATCGCGATCGGCGGCAACCACGTCACGCTCGACATGGCCAAGGGGCTCTCGACCTCGCTTGATGCCGCCGAGCGGCTCAAGGTGATGCATGGCTCGGCGTTGCCGGGCAGCGCCGACGACCGCGATCTGGTCTCGATCCAGCCGATCGGCGATGACGGCGACGTGCCTCTGCAGATACCGCGTTCGGTGATGACGCGCATCGTGCGCGCCCGCATCGACGAGACGCTTGAATTGCTGCGCGACCGGCTGAACAAATCCGGCTACGGCAATGCGGTCGGCAAGCGCGTCGTGCTCACCGGCGGCGCCAGCCAGTTGGCCGGCCTGCCGGAAGCGGCGCGCCGCATCCTGGGGCGCAATGTGCGCATCGGCCGTCCGCTCGGCGTGGCGGGCCTGCCCGAAGCGGCGAAGGGGCCGGCCTTCTCGGCCGCCGTCGGGCTTCTGATCTATCCGCAGATGGCGAGTTTCGAGAGCCATCCGGCGAAAGGCATTTCCGGTCTCAGGATGACCGGAACGGGTGGAAAACTGCATCGCATGAGTCAGTGGTTGAGAGACAGTTTCTAATTGACGGGGACAGCCCCATAGGCGGCCGCGGCGGCGAAGCGGCGTGAAAGGCAAAGGACGGAGACAATGACCATCAATCTGCAGAAGCCGGACATTACCGAGCTTAAGCCGCGCATCACCGTGTTTGGCGTTGGCGGCGGCGGCGGCAATGCCGTGAACAACATGATCACCGCGGGCTTGCGCGGTGTCGAGTTCGTCGTGGCCAACACCGACGCGCAGGCGCTGACCATGTCGAAGGCCGACCGGCTTATCCAGCTTGGCGCGCATGTCACCGAAGGCCTCGGCGCCGGCTCGCAGCCGGAAGTCGGCCGCGCGGCGGCGGAAGAATGCATCGACGAGATCCTCGACCACCTCACCAACACCCATATGTGCTTCGTCACCGCCGGCATGGGCGGCGGCACCGGCACCGGTGCTGCTCCGGTGGTTGCCCGCGCCGCGCGCGAAAAGGGCATCCTCACCGTCGGCGTCGTCACCAAGCCGTTCCACTTCGAGGGCCAGCGCCGCATGAAGACGGCCGACATGGGCATCGAGGAACTGCAGAAATGCGTCGATACGCTGATCGTCATCCCCAACCAGAACCTGTTCCGGCTGGCCAATGACAAGACCACCTTCGCCGATGCCTTCGCCATGGCCGACCAGGTGCTCTATTCCGGCGTTGCCTGCATCACCGACCTGATGGTCAAGGAAGGCCTGATCAACCTCGACTTCGCCGACGTGCGCTCGGTGATGCGCGAGATGGGCAAGGCGATGATGGGCACCGGCGAGGCTTCGGGCGAGGGCCGTGCGATGGCCGCCGCCGAAGCCGCGATCGCCAACCCGCTGCTCGACGAGACCTCGATGAAGGGCGCCAAGGGCCTGCTGATCTCGATCACCGGCGGCCGCGACCTGACCCTGTTCGAAGTCGACGAAGCGGCGACCCGTATCCGCGAGGAAGTCGACCAGGACGCCAACATCATCCTGGGCGCTACCTTCGACGAGGAACTCGAAGGCGTCATCCGCGTCTCGGTGGTCGCCACCGGCATCGACAAGTCGGCGGCTGAAATCGCAGCGGCGCCGATCTCGATCCGTACCGCTCCGCCGAAGCCGGCCGGCCGTCCGGCCGTGGCCGCCGTGGAAAGCCGCCCGGCGCCAGTCCAGCAGCCTGTCTATGAGCCGCGTGCCGCCGACCCGGTCGCCGAGGCCATCCAACTCGCCGAGGCAAATGCCGCGGCCATGGCTCAGGCTCGCCCGGCTCCGGTCGCCCATGCGGACGATTTCCGGCCGCAGAGCAAGATCTTCCAGGCGCCCCCGGCACAACCGCAGCCCATGCCGCAGCCGGTCGTCCAGCAGATGATGCAGCCGGCTCCGCAGCCGCGCGAAATACTGCGCGAGGTCCAGCAACCGGTGGCGATGGCGCCGCAGCGCATGCCGCGCGTCGAGGACTTCCCGCCGGTGGTCAAGGCCGAGGTGGACGCCAAGAGCCGTCCGGCGGACCACGAGAACAACAGCGGACCGATGGGTCTTCTGAAGCGCCTGACCAACGGCCTGACCCGCCGCGAAGAGGAGCCGGCACGGCTGCAGCCGGCGCAACCGCGCGAGCCGAAGCTGC
It encodes:
- the ftsW gene encoding putative lipid II flippase FtsW; amino-acid sequence: MQSRLDKSPVATWWWTIDRWFLAAFLSLMGLGIVLSFAASPAVAERIGLDSFHFATRQIIFTVPALGVMLAVSFLDSREIRRMSLIMLCLMLVLMVAVLYVGVEVKGARRWVSLAGLSIQPSEFLKPAFVIMCAWLFAEHKRQPDIPGNLFAMLLLVLVVSLLVAQPDLGQTMLTTGTWGIMFFMAGLPWLWIIVLGAAGVGGVFAAYTVFPHVALRIDKFLTGEGDTFQVDMGRDALINGGWFGVGPGEGTVKRVIPDSHADFVFSVAGEEFGLIMCFFIMSIFAFIVLRGLNTALKEHDDFTRYAVGGLVTVFGLQAVINMCVNLQLVPAKGMTLPFISYGGSSQIAIAISMGMVLALTRKRPEKRKQMGFTLPQRALPAE
- a CDS encoding cell division protein FtsQ/DivIB; this encodes MSALKWGQGKEKGAAGPSLFGLSLSSGHFVLPRVLRRPVRILARLGDGEFEAPRFSAAMMSAVLLASSGAYGAYLGGHADGIIQSITARTGFAVDQVKVVGNRQTSEIDILDRLELDGWTSLIGFDAEAARERISGLPWIEVAAVRKVYPHTLEVRVEEREAFALWQQGNDLSVIEKDGAVIAPFSGGKQVLLPLLIGEGAPAKAPDFLAKIEKYPDLASRVKGYIRVGDRRWDLKLDNGITVKLPEDDEDQALAELVKMDHDKGLLSRDIAAVDMRLTDRLVVELTPEAVTQREAALNEKPKTLKRKPETKI
- the murB gene encoding UDP-N-acetylmuramate dehydrogenase → MMHGQVLIDRLGDRLAGLRGRLTPNAEMDKITWFRAGGLAEVLFQPADEEDLAAFLRAVPEEIPLTVVGIGSNLLVRDGGIPGFVIRLSAKGFGEAEVVSPIRIKAGAATPDKRVAALALEAGIGGFHFYHGIPGAIGGALRMNAGANGVETRERVVEVRALDRKGNVQTLSNADMGYAYRHSAAPSGLIFTSALFEGFAEDKATIRAAMDAVQNHRETVQPIREKTGGSTFKNPEGTSAWKEIDKAGCRGLMIGGAQMSPMHCNFMINTGTATGYDLEYLGETVRARVLEHSGIRLQWEIKRIGNFRAGHAVQEFLGQLL
- the mraY gene encoding phospho-N-acetylmuramoyl-pentapeptide-transferase: MFTLLVDFADKVSVFNVFRYITFRTGGALITSALIVFIFGPTIINSLRLRQGKGQPIRADGPQTHFKKAGTPTMGGLMILSGIIGSSLLWANLSSIYVWVVLLVTLGFGSIGFYDDYLKVTKQSHLGFSGKARLALEFVIAGIAAWVIMHNGQAPFSSSLTFPFAKEFIINLGWFFIPFSCFVIVGAGNAVNLTDGLDGLAIVPIMIAAASFGVIAYLSGNAVFAEYLQIHFVPGTGELAVVLGAVIGAGLGFLWFNAPPAAIFMGDTGSLAMGGLIGTVAVATKHEIVLVIVGGLFVVEILSVIIQVGYFKMTGKRVFLMAPIHHHFEKLGWTESQVVIRFWIIAVILALVGLSTLKLR
- the murC gene encoding UDP-N-acetylmuramate--L-alanine ligase, with the protein product MKMPQTIGLVHFIGIGGIGMSGIAEVLHNLGYKVQGSDQADSANVQRLRDKGIECFVGHKAENLGDAEVIVVSTAIKKSNPELKAAREKLLPIVRRAEMLAELMRFRQAVAIGGTHGKTTTTSMVATLLEAGGLDPTVINGGIINAYGTNARMGDGEWMVVEADESDGTFLKLPADIAVVTNIDPEHLDHYGSFDNVREAFRQFVENVPFYGFGVMCTDHPEVQALVGRIEDRRVITYGENAQADVRFTNHRMAGATSEFDVVIRDRKTGAQKTISDLRLPMPGRHNVSNATAAIAVAHELGLSAEAIKKGLSSFAGVKRRFTHTGSWNGVDVFDDYGHHPVEISAVLKAARSATKGRVIAIAQPHRFTRLHDLFNEFSACFNDADTVMVAPVYAAGEDPIDGVTSDELVSRIRAAGHRDARYIEGPAAIAPIIRDLAKPGDFVVFLGAGNITQWAYALPKELAAS
- the murD gene encoding UDP-N-acetylmuramoyl-L-alanine--D-glutamate ligase; the protein is MIPAASFAGKQVSLFGLGGSGIATARALIEGGAQVLAWDDNPDSVAKAAATGIATADLRGADWAKFSAFVLSPGVPLTHPKPHWTVELARGAGVEVIGDIELFCRERTLSAPAAPFIAITGTNGKSTTTALTAHILKASGRDTQMGGNIGRAVMTLDPPKPDRHYVVECSSYQIDLAPSINPTAGILLNLTPDHLDRHGTMQHYASIKERLVAGSETAIIGIDDSWCAQIAERLERAGRQVIRISKRLPLTDGYFADGTNLMEAVHGRYSKVAFLEGIGSLRGQHNAQNALAAVAACLKVGLDLGEIQSGLESFPGLAHRMEQVGRKDHVLFVNDSKATNADAAAPALSSFPRIYWIAGGLPKEGGIEPLRGFFPRIAKAYLIGEAAPAFSATLGEAVPYEISGTLAAAVAHAAHDAARDDSGEVVVLLSPACASFDQFKNFEVRGEAFRQAASAIDGVKPIGGAR
- the murG gene encoding undecaprenyldiphospho-muramoylpentapeptide beta-N-acetylglucosaminyltransferase; the encoded protein is MARGVILLAAGGTGGHLFPAEALAHELIERGWTVQLATDERAERFAGHFPATAIHPIQSATMGSKNPIAVLGAFWKIWRGVRQASAIIGRIKPDAVIGFGGYPTLPPLYAATRRKVPTLIHEQNAVMGRANRALAGRVDAIAGGFLPQDTSAAGAKTVTTGNPVRPAVLEAAKTPYVASTGEQPFRLLVFGGSQGAQFFSDAMPGAIALLSDAQRKRLAITQQARADDVARVKAAYAALGVAVEVSPFFTDMAARLAAAHLVISRSGASTVSEIAVIGRPALLVPYPYALDHDQAANAAALAAAGGGEVHPQSTLSPERIAALIGGLMDNPERLAAMAAGAKSVGRPDAARLLADLTEAIASRKSVSDFKKGTHA
- a CDS encoding D-alanine--D-alanine ligase; translation: MKSKHVAVLLGGFSSERPVSLSSGKACADALEKEGYQVTRVDVGRDVGSVLAELKPDVAFNALHGPFGEDGTIQGILEYLGIPYTHSGVLASALAMNKEQAKRVVKSLGVPVAESKVANRFAIQNKHPMKPPYVIKPVSEGSSFGVVIVSEGQSHPPQVVGSSEWKYGDTVMVERYIHGRELTCAVMGDVALGVCEIIPTGHSFYDYDSKYVAGGSKHECPAKVSPNIYQKIQTLALKAHQAVGCRGVSRSDFRYDDRHSENGEVVWLEVNTQPGMTPTSLVPEIAAHAGHSFGELLSWMVEDASCLR